A single genomic interval of Daucus carota subsp. sativus chromosome 1, DH1 v3.0, whole genome shotgun sequence harbors:
- the LOC108215608 gene encoding uncharacterized protein LOC108215608 isoform X2 yields MAGVEAAASGSDVQSGNMVFKPILEEGVFRFDCSADDMDAAFPSLSFVNQKDRDTLLLTTKGKPSFTPTFECVAGQQTVKIELPAGTTFYGTGEVSGQLERSGKRVFTWNTDAWGYGAGTTSLYQSHPWVLAVIPSGEAFGVLADTTRRCEIDLRKESTIMFCAPSSFPVITFGPLPLPVDVVALFSRITGTVFMPPKWSLGYHQCRYSYDSDIRVREISRTFREKGIPCDVIWMDIDYMDGFRCFTFDKERFSDPQSLVKDLHDTGFKAIWMLDPGIKHEEGYFVYDSGSEKDIWTQTADGRPFVGDVWPGPCVFPDFTQSKARLWWSSLVKDFTEYGVDGIWNDMNEPAVFKTVTKTMPESNVHRGDAELGGCQNHAHYHNVYGMLMARSTYEGMKVADESKRPFVLTRAGLIGSQRYAATWTGDNLSTWEHLHMSISMVLQLGISGQPLAGPDIGGFCKNATPKLFGRWMGIGAMFPFSRGHSEKDTSDHEPWSFGEECEEVCRLALRRRYRLLPHMYTLFYLAHTKGIPVAVPTFFVDSKDSKLRTNENSFMLGPLLIYASTTPDQRVHEMQHTLPEGIWLSFDFDDSHPDLPALYLQGGSIIPFSHPYQHVGEADPSDDLSMLIALDENGKAEGVLYEDDGDGYEYTKGEYLLTTYVAELQSSVVTIRVSKYEGLWKRPKRRLHVHLLLGKYATLDAYGVDGDSIQITMPSESEVSDIVYASNKKFTSRIETARQIPNVEKVSEAKGIALSRTPVELKSSDWVLKVVPWIGGRILSMEHINSVMLVNKQRKWSLFH; encoded by the exons ATGGCTGGAGTAGAAGCTGCTGCATCAGGTTCAGATGTTCAGTCAGGAAATATGGTTTTCAAACCTATTCTGGAGGAGGGAGTTTTCCGGTTTGATTGCTCTGCTGATGATATGGACGCAGCGTTTCCAAGTCTTTCTTTTGTTAATCAGAAAGATAGGGACACACTTCTGTTGACTACTAAGGGCAAACCATCATTTACGCCTACCTTTGAGTGTGTAGCTGGACAACAAACTGTTAAAATCGAG CTTCCTGCTGGTACCACATTCTATGGAACAGGAGAAGTTAGCGGACAGCTTGAACGTTCTGGGAAAAGG GTTTTTACTTGGAACACGGATGCCTGGGGTTATGGTGCTGGAACGACATCTTTATACCAGTCACATCCTTGGGTTCTAGCTGTTATTCCAAGTGGAGAAGCCTTCGGGGTTCTTGCAGATACAACAAGACGTTGTGAG ATTGATTTAAGGAAAGAATCAACTATAATGTTCTGCGCTCCATCATCGTTTCCGGTTATTACTTTTGGTCCTTTGCCCTTGCCAGTTGATGTTGTAGCATTATTTTCTCGAATAACTG GAACTGTATTCATGCCGCCAAAGTGGTCACTGGGCTATCATCAATGTCGTTATAGCTATGACTCTGACATACGAGTTCGTGAG ATTTCCAGAACATTCCGGGAAAAAGGTATACCCTGTGATGTCATATGGATGGATATCGACTACATGGATGGTTTTCGTTGTTTCACTTTTGACAAG GAACGTTTCTCAGACCCGCAATCTTTAGTGAAAGATCTTCATGATACTGGTTTTAAAGCAATCTGGATGCTTGACCCTGGAATCAAACACGAAGAAGGTTATTTTGTTTATGACAGTGGTTCTGAAAAGGACATCTGGACCCAGACAGCTGATGGAAGGCCTTTTGTGG GGGATGTATGGCCTGGGCCTTGTGTTTTCCCTGACTTTACACAATCAAAAGCTCGTTTGTGGTGGTCAAGTTTAGTTAAAGATTTTACTGAATATGGCGTGGATGGTATATGGAATGATATGAATGAGCCCGCTGTCTTCAAG ACAGTAACAAAAACCATGCCTGAGAGTAATGTTCACAGGGGAGATGCTGAACTTGGAGGATGCCAGAATCACGCACATTATCACAAC GTGTATGGAATGTTAATGGCGAGATCAACATATGAAGGCATGAAAGTAGCTGATGAGAGTAAGCGTCCATTTGTTCTCACTCGAGCTGGATTAATTGGTAGTCAAAGATATGCAGCAACATGGACTGGCGATAATCTATCAACCTGGGAGCATCTACATATGAGCATATCCATGGTTCTCCAACTG GGGATTAGTGGTCAGCCACTTGCAGGGCCAGATATTGGCGGATTTTGCAAAAATGCAACACCGAAACTCTTTGGAAGATGGATGGGTATTGGTGCCATGTTTCCATTTAGTCGTGGGCACTCCGAGAAGGACACATCTGATCATGAACCTTGGTCTTTCGGGGAAGAG TGTGAAGAAGTATGTCGGTTAGCACTGAGAAGGAGATACCGCCTTCTACCACACATGTACACCCTCTTTTATTTGGCACATACTAAGGGAATTCCAGTTGCAGTTCCAACATTCTTCGTTG ATTCAAAAGATTCTAAGCTAAGAACGAATGAAAATTCCTTCATGCTGGGACCTCTCCTCATCTATGCAAG CACAACACCTGATCAAAGGGTACATGAGATGCAACACACATTGCCTGAAGGCATTTGGTTGAGTTTTGACTTCGACGATTCACATCCG GATTTACCAGCTCTGTATCTTCAAGGTGGATCAATCATTCCCTTTAGTCATCCTTATCAACATGTTGGTGAAGCTGATCCAAGTGATGATCTATCAATGCTCATTGCTTTAGATGAAAATG GAAAAGCTGAAGGTGTCCTTTACGAAGATGACGGTGATGGATATGAATACACCAAAGGAGAGTATCTTTTGACGACATATGTTGCTGAGCTTCAGTCTTCAGTTGTTACTATAAGAGTTTCCAAATATGAGGGGTTGTGGAAGAGGCCAAAACGTCGTTTACATGTCCACTTATTGCTTGGCAAATATGCAACG CTTGATGCATATGGAGTAGATGGAGATAGTATACAAATCACCATGCCTTCAGAAAGTGAAGTGTCTGATATAGTATATGCAAGCAATAAGAAGTTCACAAGTCGAATCG AAACTGCTAGGCAAATTCCAAATGTGGAAAAGGTATCTGAAGCAAAGGGTATAGCGCTTTCGAGGACTCCTGTGGAACTTAAAAGTAGCGATTGGGTCCTTAAAGTGGTTCCATGGATAGGGGGTCGGATTCTTTCCATGGAGCATATTAATTCTG TCATGCTGGTGAACAAGCAAAGGAAGTGGAGTCTCTTTCATTAG
- the LOC108215608 gene encoding uncharacterized protein LOC108215608 isoform X1 → MAGVEAAASGSDVQSGNMVFKPILEEGVFRFDCSADDMDAAFPSLSFVNQKDRDTLLLTTKGKPSFTPTFECVAGQQTVKIELPAGTTFYGTGEVSGQLERSGKRVFTWNTDAWGYGAGTTSLYQSHPWVLAVIPSGEAFGVLADTTRRCEIDLRKESTIMFCAPSSFPVITFGPLPLPVDVVALFSRITGTVFMPPKWSLGYHQCRYSYDSDIRVREISRTFREKGIPCDVIWMDIDYMDGFRCFTFDKERFSDPQSLVKDLHDTGFKAIWMLDPGIKHEEGYFVYDSGSEKDIWTQTADGRPFVGDVWPGPCVFPDFTQSKARLWWSSLVKDFTEYGVDGIWNDMNEPAVFKTVTKTMPESNVHRGDAELGGCQNHAHYHNVYGMLMARSTYEGMKVADESKRPFVLTRAGLIGSQRYAATWTGDNLSTWEHLHMSISMVLQLGISGQPLAGPDIGGFCKNATPKLFGRWMGIGAMFPFSRGHSEKDTSDHEPWSFGEECEEVCRLALRRRYRLLPHMYTLFYLAHTKGIPVAVPTFFVDSKDSKLRTNENSFMLGPLLIYASTTPDQRVHEMQHTLPEGIWLSFDFDDSHPDLPALYLQGGSIIPFSHPYQHVGEADPSDDLSMLIALDENGKAEGVLYEDDGDGYEYTKGEYLLTTYVAELQSSVVTIRVSKYEGLWKRPKRRLHVHLLLGKYATLDAYGVDGDSIQITMPSESEVSDIVYASNKKFTSRIETARQIPNVEKVSEAKGIALSRTPVELKSSDWVLKVVPWIGGRILSMEHINSGTQWLHSQFDIDGYEEYSGTEYQSAGCLEEYTVIDHAGEQAKEVESLSLEGDVGGGLVLERTISLPKDEPKVVQIDSSIVARSIGAGSGGFSRVVCLRVHPTFSLLHPTESYVSFVSINGSQHDCWPTCSEQRFEGDSRPNGEWMLVDKCLGVTLVNKFNVSQVHKCLIHWGTETVNMELMSEDRPVSDKSALTICHQYEVREKKSKPASGWI, encoded by the exons ATGGCTGGAGTAGAAGCTGCTGCATCAGGTTCAGATGTTCAGTCAGGAAATATGGTTTTCAAACCTATTCTGGAGGAGGGAGTTTTCCGGTTTGATTGCTCTGCTGATGATATGGACGCAGCGTTTCCAAGTCTTTCTTTTGTTAATCAGAAAGATAGGGACACACTTCTGTTGACTACTAAGGGCAAACCATCATTTACGCCTACCTTTGAGTGTGTAGCTGGACAACAAACTGTTAAAATCGAG CTTCCTGCTGGTACCACATTCTATGGAACAGGAGAAGTTAGCGGACAGCTTGAACGTTCTGGGAAAAGG GTTTTTACTTGGAACACGGATGCCTGGGGTTATGGTGCTGGAACGACATCTTTATACCAGTCACATCCTTGGGTTCTAGCTGTTATTCCAAGTGGAGAAGCCTTCGGGGTTCTTGCAGATACAACAAGACGTTGTGAG ATTGATTTAAGGAAAGAATCAACTATAATGTTCTGCGCTCCATCATCGTTTCCGGTTATTACTTTTGGTCCTTTGCCCTTGCCAGTTGATGTTGTAGCATTATTTTCTCGAATAACTG GAACTGTATTCATGCCGCCAAAGTGGTCACTGGGCTATCATCAATGTCGTTATAGCTATGACTCTGACATACGAGTTCGTGAG ATTTCCAGAACATTCCGGGAAAAAGGTATACCCTGTGATGTCATATGGATGGATATCGACTACATGGATGGTTTTCGTTGTTTCACTTTTGACAAG GAACGTTTCTCAGACCCGCAATCTTTAGTGAAAGATCTTCATGATACTGGTTTTAAAGCAATCTGGATGCTTGACCCTGGAATCAAACACGAAGAAGGTTATTTTGTTTATGACAGTGGTTCTGAAAAGGACATCTGGACCCAGACAGCTGATGGAAGGCCTTTTGTGG GGGATGTATGGCCTGGGCCTTGTGTTTTCCCTGACTTTACACAATCAAAAGCTCGTTTGTGGTGGTCAAGTTTAGTTAAAGATTTTACTGAATATGGCGTGGATGGTATATGGAATGATATGAATGAGCCCGCTGTCTTCAAG ACAGTAACAAAAACCATGCCTGAGAGTAATGTTCACAGGGGAGATGCTGAACTTGGAGGATGCCAGAATCACGCACATTATCACAAC GTGTATGGAATGTTAATGGCGAGATCAACATATGAAGGCATGAAAGTAGCTGATGAGAGTAAGCGTCCATTTGTTCTCACTCGAGCTGGATTAATTGGTAGTCAAAGATATGCAGCAACATGGACTGGCGATAATCTATCAACCTGGGAGCATCTACATATGAGCATATCCATGGTTCTCCAACTG GGGATTAGTGGTCAGCCACTTGCAGGGCCAGATATTGGCGGATTTTGCAAAAATGCAACACCGAAACTCTTTGGAAGATGGATGGGTATTGGTGCCATGTTTCCATTTAGTCGTGGGCACTCCGAGAAGGACACATCTGATCATGAACCTTGGTCTTTCGGGGAAGAG TGTGAAGAAGTATGTCGGTTAGCACTGAGAAGGAGATACCGCCTTCTACCACACATGTACACCCTCTTTTATTTGGCACATACTAAGGGAATTCCAGTTGCAGTTCCAACATTCTTCGTTG ATTCAAAAGATTCTAAGCTAAGAACGAATGAAAATTCCTTCATGCTGGGACCTCTCCTCATCTATGCAAG CACAACACCTGATCAAAGGGTACATGAGATGCAACACACATTGCCTGAAGGCATTTGGTTGAGTTTTGACTTCGACGATTCACATCCG GATTTACCAGCTCTGTATCTTCAAGGTGGATCAATCATTCCCTTTAGTCATCCTTATCAACATGTTGGTGAAGCTGATCCAAGTGATGATCTATCAATGCTCATTGCTTTAGATGAAAATG GAAAAGCTGAAGGTGTCCTTTACGAAGATGACGGTGATGGATATGAATACACCAAAGGAGAGTATCTTTTGACGACATATGTTGCTGAGCTTCAGTCTTCAGTTGTTACTATAAGAGTTTCCAAATATGAGGGGTTGTGGAAGAGGCCAAAACGTCGTTTACATGTCCACTTATTGCTTGGCAAATATGCAACG CTTGATGCATATGGAGTAGATGGAGATAGTATACAAATCACCATGCCTTCAGAAAGTGAAGTGTCTGATATAGTATATGCAAGCAATAAGAAGTTCACAAGTCGAATCG AAACTGCTAGGCAAATTCCAAATGTGGAAAAGGTATCTGAAGCAAAGGGTATAGCGCTTTCGAGGACTCCTGTGGAACTTAAAAGTAGCGATTGGGTCCTTAAAGTGGTTCCATGGATAGGGGGTCGGATTCTTTCCATGGAGCATATTAATTCTG GAACTCAATGGCTTCACAGCCAGTTCGATATTGATGGGTATGAAGAGTACAGTGGAACAGAGTACCAATCTGCTGGATGTTTAGAGGAGTATACTGTTATTGA TCATGCTGGTGAACAAGCAAAGGAAGTGGAGTCTCTTTCATTAGAAGGTGATGTTGGCGGTGGGCTGGTTCTTGAAAGGACGATATCTTTGCCTAAAGATGAACCAAAAGTCGTGCAGATTGATTCAAGCATTGTAGCTCGCAGTATTGGTGCTGGTTCAGGAGGATTTTCAAG GGTTGTTTGCTTGCGGGTGCACCCTACGTTTAGCCTTCTACATCCTACAGAATCATACGTGTCATTTGTTTCCATCAATGGATCTCAGCATGATTGTTGGCCAACTTGTAGTGAGCAGAGATTTGAAGGAGACTCTCGGCCTAAtg GTGAATGGATGCTTGTCGATAAATGCCTTGGTGTAACTTTAGTAAACAAATTCAATGTCAGTCAGGTTCACAAGTGTCTCATACACTGGGGAACCGAAACAGTTAACATGGAGCTTATGTCCGAGGATAGACCTGTTTCGGACAAGTCAGCTCTGACGATATGTCACCAATATGAGGTGCGAGAGAAGAAATCTAAGCCAGCATCTGGTTGGATTTGA